A window from Diachasmimorpha longicaudata isolate KC_UGA_2023 chromosome 5, iyDiaLong2, whole genome shotgun sequence encodes these proteins:
- the LOC135162641 gene encoding uncharacterized protein LOC135162641, translating to MHSTRMRTKTVYPFRFGINNEANHGWASVASELQTPANINHSQSSIKMTSHFMSTQMILGTCLTIAVLLCGAIVVQADDEVPAFFLKIAKNVPRIGRSDKYYDYFFKQAKNMPRMGKREDYDQIAESFYNDREPFTQRQKRMVNHASNGGLDSSAWGHFPLAIEGPPELWRTLASYANDRYRTSSVNEINNDLWSRDKRSPPASL from the exons ATGCATTCGACGAGAATGAGAACGAAAACCGTGTACCC cTTTAGATTTGGTATAAATAATGAGGCTAATCATGGATGGGCATCAGTTGCAAGTGAGCTACAAACGCCAG CAAACATAAATCACTCCCAGTCAAGCATTAAAATGACATCTCACTTCATGTCCACTCAGATGATTCTCG GTACTTGCCTCACGATAGCCGTACTCTTATGCGGAGCCATCGTGGTACAAGCTGATGATGAAGTACCGGCTTTCTTCCTCAAAATAGCTAAGAATGTTCCCCGAATTGGAAGAAGTGACAAGTACTACGATTACTTCTTCAAGCAGGCGAAGAATATGCCGAGGATGGGAAAACGAGAGGACTACGATCAA ATTGCAGAATCTTTCTACAACGATCGGGAGCCGTTCACCCAACGTCAGAAGCGAATGGTCAATCATGCAAGCAACGGAG GGTTGGATTCGTCAGCGTGGGGGCACTTTCCTTTGGCCATTGAAGGCCCTCCCGAGCTTTGGCGAACATTAGCTTCTTACGCTAACGATCGATACAGAACGTCTTCGGTGAATGA AATTAACAACGATCTTTGGTCTAGGGACAAGCGATCACCCCCGGCCTCACTATAA
- the Sifa gene encoding SIFamide-related peptide has translation MLLVHGLSYKSPGYCQEHHSWFFHLREDRLEVNTSQRAINPHKIKTMVSAWVISAILLIVIIANLSVDAAYRKPPFNGSIFGKRSSTASDYEVINRALSNMCEVASETCNAWLMHQDSN, from the exons ATGTTGTTGGTCCACGGACTTTCATATAAAAGCCCAGGATATTGCCAAGAACATCACAGTTGGTTCTTCCACCTCAGAGAAGATCGTCTAGAAGTCAACACCTCACAAAG aGCAATCAACCCtcacaaaataaaaacaatggtGTCCGCGTGGGTAATCTCTGCCATCCTCCTTATCGTCATCATCGCCAACTTGAGTGTGGATGCAGCTTACAGAAAGCCTCCCTTCAATGGAAGCATATTCGGCAAACGGTCCAGCACTGCATCTG ATTACGAAGTGATCAACCGAGCTCTCAGCAACATGTGCGAAGTGGCCAGCGAAACCTGCAATGCTTGGCTCATGCACCAGGACTCCAACTAA